The following DNA comes from Bacteroidales bacterium.
GTATTGTGATAAGTACGTTGCTCTTTTTTATCGTCTGTTATTTCCCGGATAATCTTTTCAACGTAAGAGATGGTTTCATCTTTAGCCTCTTTTATTTGCCCGGCAGTTAGATTGTTAAAATCAATGCTTTCATTGAACTCCGGGAAAAGCACATTCGTTTTCATTTTCTGTTATTGTTTTGCTTTGATCAATATTTTTTGCAAAGTTGTATATTTTACAGGAAGGTACAATGAAAGTGTTTGTTGGTTCACTGATACTTTAAAATACCTTTGCAAATAGTCGTTTCATTATATATGTTAAGTAAAAAACGGGCTAATTTTTTTTATTCATAGATTAAATAAGTAATTTTGACCTGAACTGTTTTCAGAAAACAAAATTTTTCGATTATGAAAAGAGACACCAAAATTTTTGATTTAATTGAACAGGAACGGCAACGTCAGTTAAATGGGATTGAATTGATTGCTTCCGAGAACTTTGTAAGTGAGCAAGTGCTGGAAGCCATGGGTTCCTGCATGACCAACAAGTATGCTGAAGGTTATCCCGGCAGACGGTATTACGGTGGTTGTGAAGTAGTAGACCAGTCAGAACAACTTGCCATAGATCGGGTTAAGGAATTATTCAATGCAGAGTATGCCAATGTTCAGCCTCATTCAGGGGCACAGGCCAATGCTGCTGTATTTCTGGCAACATTGAACCCGGGCGATACCATAATGGGACTGGATCTTTCCCATGGCGGGCATTTAACTCATGGATCACCGGTTAACCTTTCGGGTAAGCTTTACCATGCTGTATCCTACAGCGTGAAAGAGGATACGGGTCTTGTTGACTATGACCAGATGGAGGAAATAGCTAAAAAAGAGAAACCTAAGCTAATTATTGGCGGGGCATCAGCCTATTCCCGTGACTGGGATTATAAACGCATGCGGGAAATCGCTGATGATGTAGGTGCCATTTTCATGGTGGATATGGCTCATCCTGCGGGCCTGATTGCAGCCGGTTTGCTTGAAAATCCACTGGAATATGCCCATATTGTTACGTCAACAACCCATAAAACCCTGCGGGGACCCAGAGGAGGTATTATACTGATGGGCAAAAACTTTGAAAATCCCTGGGGAATAACAACCAAAAAAGGCACTGTGAGAAAAATGTCAGGCCTGCTGAACTCAGCGGTATTTCCCGGTACTCAGGGTGGTCCTTTGGAGCACGTCATTGCTTCGAAGGCAGTGGGATTTGCAGAGGCTCTTGAACCGGAATTCAAGGATTATCAGCAGCAGGTTCAGAAGAATGCCCGCGTAATGGCAGAACAATTCGATGAGAAAGGATATAAGGTGATTTCCGGTGGAACGGATAACCACTCCATGTTGATTGATCTGCGAACAAAAGTTCCCGATGTAAGCGGAAAAGATGTGGAAGATGCGCTTATTAAGGCAGACATTACCATTAATAAGAATATGGTTCCGTTTGACTCCAGGCCACCGTTGAAAACCTCCGGCATGCGGCTGGGAACTGCTGCAATAACTACACGGGGGATCAAGGAAGATAAGATCAAACTGGTGGTGGAATATATTGACGATATCATTACCAATATTGAGGATGGAAATGTGATCCAGGATATCAAATGGAAGGTTCATGAAACGATGAATCAGTATCCGTTGTTTGCCTATTAAAAAAGGGGTTGGATTGTTGTATTATTAAGGGGGTTAGTTGGTAACCCCCTTTTTAAATGGTATTTATTGGTTATATAGTGTCTGTCAGTCTAAAATGCTTTGAATTTATTTGAATATGGAGTGGTATCTCGTTCTTGCCGTAATCGGAGTAGGTTTTTTTGCCGGATTCATCAATACCCTTGCCGGTAGCGGGTCTCTGTTAACCCTTCCTATGCTCATGTTTTTGGGATTGCCTGCCAATGTGGCCAATGGAACCAACCGGATTGCGATTTTTCTGCAGAATGTGGTTGGAGTAAGCAGTTTCCGGCAACAAAAAGTATTGAATGTTCGGATGGGATTATGGCTTGCACTGCCGGCTGTAGCCGGTTCTTTGCTGGGTGCCCAGATTGCAATTGGGCTTGAAGAATCGGTTATGGAGCGGGTCATTGGAATTTTACTGATCGCCATGTTCTTTCTGATCCTTTACAAGCCTGCTCAATGGGTAAAAGATCAGGCCGGACTTGTAAGGTCAAAACCCACCATGCTTCAGTTTATCATCTTTTTTTTAATTGGCATATACGGAGGATTTATTCAGGCCGGGGTTGGGATTTTTCTTCTGGCCGGTCTGGTACTTGGAGCCGGCCTTGATGTAGTGAAGGCCAATGCCATAAAATTGCTGATCATATTGATTTATACTCCTTTTGCCCTGGCTATTTTTTTCATGAACGATCAGGTTAACTGGAAGATAGGGCTGATTCTGGCCCTCGGGAATATGCTTGGTGCTTTTGTAGCATCCAGATTTGCCGTATCATGGGGTGCCAGATATGTGCGATATATACTGCTTGTGGTAATTTTTGGATCTGCATTGAAGCTGCTTGGGGTATTTGGTTTTATCTAATTTATAGCCTATCTTTAAAGAAGAAACTATACTAGAAAACAACTTATTATCTGTAAATTATAAAAATGCACCAGCCCAATGCGCCTATCTAAAGTCTCCGTTTCTCAAAAAACCAGGAGGTTGAAAACAACTGTTTTTGTTTCGCTTTTATTCATGAGTATTATAACTCAGGGTATCGCCCAGTCTGATAAGACGGAGATATTTGTCTCACCTCAGGGCAGCGATACCTATTCAGGTACTGAAGCCAAACCTTTCAGAACCCTTGAGCAAGCCCGTGATGCCGCACGCAGTATCAATCGTGAAAAAAAGGTAATTATCTCGTTAAGAGGTGGCATTTATGCACGAGATAAAGTCTTTGAGCTGACTACTGAGGATTCGGGAAATGAAAGAAATCCGATCGTTTACCGTGGATATCCCGGAGAAGATGTCCGGATTATTGGAGGCAAGGCTGTATCAGATTGGGAAAAGGTATCTGATAAAGCGGTTCTGGAGCTTCTCCCGTCTGAGGCCCGTGATCAGGTAGTTCGGGCCGACCTGAAATCACTTGATATTAATAATTATGGACAGGTAAAAGACGACGGGCTAGAGCTATTTTTTCAGGAAAAGCCTATGACTTTAGCACGGGGACCTAACGAGGGCTTTATGAAGATCACCGGTCTTGTGGAACCGGGCACACGCAATGTACATGGAATAGAAGGAAGCAAAACCGGTAAATTCATGTACGAAGGCGAACGGCCTGAACGCTGGATAGGAGAAAAGGATGCCTGGGTTCATGGCTACTGGTTCTGGGATTGGTCCGATCAGCGTCATGCAATAAAATCTTTAGATACTGCCAAACAGATCATCTCCGTAGAACCTCCTTATCACAACTATGGATATCGAGTGGGGCAGTGGTTTTATGGATTTAATATCCTGGCGGAGCTTGACCGGCCAGGCGAATATTATGTGGACCGGGAGGAGGGGATGCTCTATTTTTGGCCGCCCGCGAGCATTGATAGCGGGGATGCGGTGGTTTCTTTAATTCCAGGCCTGATAGAAACCAATGATGTTTCCCATGTGCGGGTTAGGGGAGTTACACTTGAAGCCTGCCGGGAAACGGCTGTTGTAATACATGGAGGAACTCAAAACCATATCATTGACTGTATTATCAGAAATGTTGGAGATTATGCCGTCCAAATTTCAGATGCTACTGAAAGTGGTGTTTACGGCTCTGAGATATACGGGACCGGTGAAGGAGGTGTTTCTCTGAATGGTGGAAGCCGCAAAACCCTTACTCCCGCCAATCTATATGTTTATAATACACATATTCACCATTACGCCCGATGGAACCGCATGTATACTCCTGCTGTCAGCCTTAGCGGAGTAGGTAACCTTATTGCCCACAATCATTTTCACCATGCTCCCCATATGGCCATTGGTTTTAGCGGAAACAACCACATCATTGAATTTAACGAGATCCATGATGTTTGCCTCGAATCCAATGATGCAGGAGCCATTTATGCAGGCAGGGACTGGACGATGCGCGGCACGGTGATTCGCCACAACTACCTTCATGATATTAATGGATTCAAGTCTGAGGGTGCAGTGGGAGTGTATCTGGATGACATGTTCTGTGGCACCAGGATATCCGGTAATGTGTTCTATAATGTGACACGCGCTGCATTTATCGGGGGTGGTAGAGATAATGTGGTTGAGAATAACATCTTTGTGAACTGTCGGAATGCCATGCACATGGATGCCCGTGCACTGGGCTGGGCAAGCTACCATGTGAATACCACGATGAAGGAACGTCTAAATGCCATGCCCTATCAATCTGAAATATGGCGCAAGCACTATCCCGGGCTTGTGGATATTCTCGAGGATGAACCGGCCGCTCCCAAAGGAAATATAGTCCGGCAAAATATCTTTGTGGGAAAGAACTGGAACGATATTAATGAAAAGGCCAGGCAATACCTTCTTTTTAAGGATAATCTTGTCAACAAGGATCCCCATTTTGTGGGCAAACCACCGGAGAATTTCCAGTTGGATGATGATTCTCCAGCCTATGAGCTTGGATTTGAACCGATCCCCTTAGAAAGTATCGGTATAGAAGCGGATAAGTATCCGGAGTACCTTCAGTCAAAATAATTTTATTGGTATTTAGGTAATTATGGTGAGCGTGGGTTAAATAAATGGTAGAATAATTGAGCTAAATATTTCTGTTTACATTCTCTGCTTTAAAGGATAGCATCAGCAACACAAACACGATGCCCAGACAAATGAATGCACTGGCCGTGTAACGACCGGTAAGGTCATGCGACAGACTAAAAAAATAAGGGCCGATAGAACTGGCCACAACTGACCATCCCAGAACATAACCGGAAATAGAGCCAAGATGGCCTATCCCAAAGAAGCGTGGCCAGGTAACATTCGAAATGACACTGAACAGGCCCATTGAAATTCCATAACCTATGATAACAAGCCAATATCCTACAGGTAACGGTTTTAGTAGAACTATTGACAGAAGGAGGAGTAACAAACCGCTCAGATGTGCCATTAAAAGATATTTAAGTTTGGTAAAATCACTCAACCAGCTACTGCTAAAGTTCAATACGACGGATATAATGGAACCGGGAAGAAAAACAGAAACGGCTTTTTCCTGACTCAAGTCTGCTACCTCAAAAATTGATGCAATATGAAAGGTTAACGCGGTAATGACCAGTGCATGTATAGCAAGGGAGAGATTGAACACCCAGAATGAATAGGTTCTGATTGCCTCCTTTAAGGTGAAATCTTTTAACCTGGGCGTAGATTTTGATTTCTCTTTGGCCAGATACTTTTTTGTGCCGTCAACGTTACAATTGCATTGTTCCGGATTGTCCCTGTAAAATACGAAAACCAACAGCGGAAACCCCACACCCGCGATAAGTGCGGTAATCAGCCAGGTATCCCTCCAGCCTACTGCATTGATGCCCTCGTTGAATATCTGGGGTGACAGGGAAAAGGAAAATGCAACAAATACGCCCAGAAAACCATTGGCCAGCCCCCTGCGGTTCTCGAACCACTTCATCACCATGTTCCTGCTGGTCATGGTAAGTACGCCCTGGCCAAAAAATCGAAGGGTGAAAAATCCAATAACACAGAGTATAATCGTAATGATGGTCTTATTGAGCACCGGCAATGCCTGGCTGATTGAACTGGCTATAAAATTCAGATGGGTTAAATATACCAGTACAATTCCAATCATTACGGCAGCCAATATGGCAATGATCCTTGCCCCGTATATATCATAAAGTTTACCGGCCCTTCCGATAATAAGCCCGCTGACAAGTGTTCCGCCCATGTATGCCATGCTAAGCTGGTTTCTCGTCAGTCCGTAATCTTCTATTAGATAATCGGTAAAGGCCGAAACACCAAGAGTCTGCCCCGGTACACTCATCACAAAACCAATGATGCCTACAAAAAGTACCATCCAGGCATACGGAAAAGGAAACCTGGAGGGGTCAAACGGCACTCCCGGCTTGATATATTCTTTTCTCATACAATATGCATTTGGCTCTGCAAAGAAAACAAAAGATCAGAATCCGGATAATTTTATTGGGGAAAAGTTTTTGTAATACATTCCAGCTATAGAAAAGACAAAAAAGTGTTTTTTCAGGATAATTTGAATATTACGGTGAGTAGAACCAGGATGGCAAACCCGATGTTCATAAAGGTAAACAGAGTAGATAGATAAATGGTTATTGTTAAATTTTTGGAACACAGATGACACGGATCGGACGGATTTACACTGATTAATATAATCCGTGTTTATCCGTATAATCCGTGTCATCTGTGTTCTAATATTTATTCACTACTATTTTCGTCTTACCGTCTTTCCATTTTCTCGTTCTTTCGTTCTTTCGTGCTCTCGTTCTTTTCGCTCCCTCGCCCCCTTGCGCTATCGTTCTTTCGTTATAGGTCAAGATACGCATCAATATTCCTTGCTGCCAGTATACCTGAATATATAGCTGTTACGACAAGATTTGCTCCCTCCGTTGCATCGCCCGCAACAAACACTTTGTCGACCGAGGTTTGCTGCATATCCTCTCTTTTAACATTTCCACGCTCATCGTATTCTACATTCAGGCTGTTCAATAAACCTTCATGGACGGGATGGACAAAACCCATAGCCAGCAGTACCAGATCGGCCTTAATGGTTCTTTTGCTCGATTCAATTTCTTTCATCTGCATCCGGCCATTTTTATCCTTTTGCCAGGTAATATCGACAATTTCGATTTCTTTCACCCTGTTATCCGAGCCGATAAATCTTTTGCTGGCCACGCTCCATATACGTTGACAGCCTTCTTCATGGGACGATGAGGTCTTTAGAGTTTTTTGCGGCCAGGGCCAGTTGGGATTGGAACCCTTATTATCCGGTGGTTTGGGTAAAATTTCCAACTGGGTAATGCTTTGGGCTCCCTGGCGGTTTGCTGTGCCCACACAATCGGAGCCTGTATCTCCTCCGCCTATGACAACCACATGTTTGTTTTTGGCATGGATTGCAGTCTCCCCGTTTGATGGATGTTTTCGCGCCAACCTGTTTTGATTGGAAAGAAAATCCATGGCAAAGTAAATACCTTGCAGTTCGCGCCCGGGTATCTTCAGATCTCTGGGCTCCCGGGCACCTAAAGCCAGGCAGATGGCATCAAATGAATGCAGCAAATCCCTGGCAGAGATATCTTTCCCCACTTCCACACTTGTACGGAATGAAATACCTTCCTGTTCCAGTAGGTTCAATCTGCGGTCAATTATCTTTTTGTTCAGCTTAAAGTCGGGTATTCCGTAACGTAAAAGACCTCCTGCCGCATCATCCTTTTCAAATACTTCTAC
Coding sequences within:
- a CDS encoding right-handed parallel beta-helix repeat-containing protein; the encoded protein is MKTTVFVSLLFMSIITQGIAQSDKTEIFVSPQGSDTYSGTEAKPFRTLEQARDAARSINREKKVIISLRGGIYARDKVFELTTEDSGNERNPIVYRGYPGEDVRIIGGKAVSDWEKVSDKAVLELLPSEARDQVVRADLKSLDINNYGQVKDDGLELFFQEKPMTLARGPNEGFMKITGLVEPGTRNVHGIEGSKTGKFMYEGERPERWIGEKDAWVHGYWFWDWSDQRHAIKSLDTAKQIISVEPPYHNYGYRVGQWFYGFNILAELDRPGEYYVDREEGMLYFWPPASIDSGDAVVSLIPGLIETNDVSHVRVRGVTLEACRETAVVIHGGTQNHIIDCIIRNVGDYAVQISDATESGVYGSEIYGTGEGGVSLNGGSRKTLTPANLYVYNTHIHHYARWNRMYTPAVSLSGVGNLIAHNHFHHAPHMAIGFSGNNHIIEFNEIHDVCLESNDAGAIYAGRDWTMRGTVIRHNYLHDINGFKSEGAVGVYLDDMFCGTRISGNVFYNVTRAAFIGGGRDNVVENNIFVNCRNAMHMDARALGWASYHVNTTMKERLNAMPYQSEIWRKHYPGLVDILEDEPAAPKGNIVRQNIFVGKNWNDINEKARQYLLFKDNLVNKDPHFVGKPPENFQLDDDSPAYELGFEPIPLESIGIEADKYPEYLQSK
- a CDS encoding sulfite exporter TauE/SafE family protein — protein: MEWYLVLAVIGVGFFAGFINTLAGSGSLLTLPMLMFLGLPANVANGTNRIAIFLQNVVGVSSFRQQKVLNVRMGLWLALPAVAGSLLGAQIAIGLEESVMERVIGILLIAMFFLILYKPAQWVKDQAGLVRSKPTMLQFIIFFLIGIYGGFIQAGVGIFLLAGLVLGAGLDVVKANAIKLLIILIYTPFALAIFFMNDQVNWKIGLILALGNMLGAFVASRFAVSWGARYVRYILLVVIFGSALKLLGVFGFI
- a CDS encoding MFS transporter, encoding MRKEYIKPGVPFDPSRFPFPYAWMVLFVGIIGFVMSVPGQTLGVSAFTDYLIEDYGLTRNQLSMAYMGGTLVSGLIIGRAGKLYDIYGARIIAILAAVMIGIVLVYLTHLNFIASSISQALPVLNKTIITIILCVIGFFTLRFFGQGVLTMTSRNMVMKWFENRRGLANGFLGVFVAFSFSLSPQIFNEGINAVGWRDTWLITALIAGVGFPLLVFVFYRDNPEQCNCNVDGTKKYLAKEKSKSTPRLKDFTLKEAIRTYSFWVFNLSLAIHALVITALTFHIASIFEVADLSQEKAVSVFLPGSIISVVLNFSSSWLSDFTKLKYLLMAHLSGLLLLLLSIVLLKPLPVGYWLVIIGYGISMGLFSVISNVTWPRFFGIGHLGSISGYVLGWSVVASSIGPYFFSLSHDLTGRYTASAFICLGIVFVLLMLSFKAENVNRNI
- a CDS encoding serine hydroxymethyltransferase, with product MKRDTKIFDLIEQERQRQLNGIELIASENFVSEQVLEAMGSCMTNKYAEGYPGRRYYGGCEVVDQSEQLAIDRVKELFNAEYANVQPHSGAQANAAVFLATLNPGDTIMGLDLSHGGHLTHGSPVNLSGKLYHAVSYSVKEDTGLVDYDQMEEIAKKEKPKLIIGGASAYSRDWDYKRMREIADDVGAIFMVDMAHPAGLIAAGLLENPLEYAHIVTSTTHKTLRGPRGGIILMGKNFENPWGITTKKGTVRKMSGLLNSAVFPGTQGGPLEHVIASKAVGFAEALEPEFKDYQQQVQKNARVMAEQFDEKGYKVISGGTDNHSMLIDLRTKVPDVSGKDVEDALIKADITINKNMVPFDSRPPLKTSGMRLGTAAITTRGIKEDKIKLVVEYIDDIITNIEDGNVIQDIKWKVHETMNQYPLFAY
- a CDS encoding glutamate synthase subunit beta; translated protein: MGDPKGFIKIRRKEAGNRPIHDRIHDYGEVEQTLNTEDRKLQASRCMDCGVPFCHWACPVHSNIPDWQDAIYRGDWQEASDILHATNDFPEFTGRVCPAPCEISCTLAINDDSVTIRENEASIVERAFADGLIKPRPPLLRRNKKVAVIGSGPAGLSAAARLNRIGYRVEVFEKDDAAGGLLRYGIPDFKLNKKIIDRRLNLLEQEGISFRTSVEVGKDISARDLLHSFDAICLALGAREPRDLKIPGRELQGIYFAMDFLSNQNRLARKHPSNGETAIHAKNKHVVVIGGGDTGSDCVGTANRQGAQSITQLEILPKPPDNKGSNPNWPWPQKTLKTSSSHEEGCQRIWSVASKRFIGSDNRVKEIEIVDITWQKDKNGRMQMKEIESSKRTIKADLVLLAMGFVHPVHEGLLNSLNVEYDERGNVKREDMQQTSVDKVFVAGDATEGANLVVTAIYSGILAARNIDAYLDL